Genomic window (Shimia isoporae):
CTTTTGGCTTCGTAGTCCTCCGCACCCTCAAATCCGGCGGGTCCACTCAGAACGTCCTCAATACGAGCCCGCTCTGCATCCGTTCTGGGCACCGCAGTCAAATGCGGCTCGGACAGTTCCTGAGAAACGGCTTTCGAAGCACCGCTCAAGCACGTCCCCAACGCCGCGATCAAAATCAGCTGTCGGCCAATCAAACTCATACACCCATCTAATCAACAAGGGGCACCGGTCAAAAGACCTGCGCCCCCAATTTCGCGTGATCGCCAGCCGCGGTCTATTCGAACACCGCGTCCGGATTGTCCAAACTGTCAGAACCTTCCACGGCAACATCATCGAGCCCCAGCGCGTTCACCACCCGCTCGATGGTCTTGGTCTGAGCCACAAGACCGTTTACGCCGCCCATAATCAGCGTTTCCCCACCGGCGTTGTCAGGCGCGAGCATCATGTCATAGGTGAAACCGGCTTCCGCCGCAGTCTTGATCGCGCCCAGCGCCATCATGGTGTTGGTCAGCTTGCCTTTCATTTCCATGTCCAGCGCGGCGTCTTTCGCCGCCACCAGATCGGACATCGATGCGCCGCTCACCACAGCGCCGTCAATACGGGTGTAGCTGCCCAGATAGACGTTCTGGATGCCCAGCCCGTCATAATAGTGGCTGTTGTGCGTGTTGTCGGAGAAGCAATCATGCTCTTCTTCCGGATCGTTCAGCATCAAGCCGAGACGCATCCGCTCTCCAGCCTGTTCGCCATATGAAAGACTGCCCATACCCGTCAGTATCGCGGCCAATCCGGCGACTTCGTTCTCCATCACCTCTGCTCGCGCAGCGCCATTCTCGGCCCACTGGGCAGCCATCCACTCCAAATCTGAGACCAACAGGTCTGTCGCAGATTTGAGGTACATTGCGCGCCGATCACAATTTCCGTTTGTGCAAGCCTCTCCCGCAGCAAAATCCGTCGCAGGCCGGGCTCCCGCTCCGGCCTCGGTTCCATTCAGGTCCTGTCCCCAAAGAAGGAATTCAATCGCGTGGTAGCCGGTCGCAACGTTGGCTTCGACCTCATCGGCCTCATGCAACGTGTCTGCAAGGAACTCGGGCGTGATGTTTGTGGCGTCGATCTCGACGCCGTTTACGGTCAATATCGGGCTGGCGATCACATTGACTGCGCCAAGCGGGTTCTCGTCTGTCGCTCCACCGTAAGACGCATCCACATAGTCAATCAGACCTTCGTCCAGCGGCCATGCATTCACTTTCCCTTCCCAATCATCAACGATGACATTACCAAAACGATAGACCTCTGTCTGTTGGTAAGGCACGCGCGACGCGACCCACGCGACTTTTGCCGCGGCCAAATTGACCTCCGTCGGTTCAGCAATGAAGGTATCTACGGCGGCACCCAACGCTTTGGCGGTGATCACGCTATCTTCGTATTTTGCTGCGGCAATATCAGCGTAATTGATCAATACGGCTGTATCCGCCGCGGCCATGCCTGCCGTCATCAGCGCAAGCAATGAAGTGCCGGTCAAAGTGCATTTCATGGTGATTTTAGTCCTTCGTTCGGGAAATTCACGCGTTTTTCCGCGCCTTATTTTGTCAAAATGAGCTTGTTAGCTTTGGTAATTCGCAACGTATAGACTTGCCCGTCCAGCACGATACGCGCCTGCGTGTCGCCCTTGGTCAAATCCTTCGCGTCATACACCGGATGTTCCTCAAAAGCGGTCACGCCGAAGCTCCTTTTGTCAGTCGGGCCAATAACTGACAAAATCACTCAAATATGTCAACCTGAGTTTTTTACTAAGTTAATGCTTTGTACCGAGCCCAGCCCTCATTCGAACGCCATCAGACGGGCAAAATCTGAAATCTCCGTCTCGGACAGCACAGATTTTTCCGGGTAGGGCATCATCAATCTGCCAATCGCTGCCCAATAGATAATTTTCGCCCTGCTAGCCGCCACAGGGTCGGACACGCCACATCCAATCAACAGCCCGTGGGCCACGGCGATCCGCTCGTGATCAACTTTGGCCACTTCGACCGCCACGAGATCCTTCACCGTCGCCCAGGACCGGATTGCTCTTTCCAGTTCTGCGCCGGAGAGCAGCGTCGTTTGCAACAGGTCGTCCAGAGCCTGTCTTGGATCCAAAGTATCCTTGGCATTGCGTATAACCTGCCCGCTCGAGACCTTGGCCCAATGGGCTACAACCTCGACATGAAACGCCTCAAGGCTTTCAAAATGATGATAAAAACTGCCGCGTGTAACGCCCAGCTTCTTTGCCAACGGCAAAGCCCTAAGACCAGTATGGCCTTCGATCTTCAAAGTGCCAATCGCAACGTCCAGCCAGTCGTCTGAGTTCAAGGAGGGATTGTTCATACTCTAGACATACACATGTGTATGTCATATGCAACATACATATGTGTATGTTGCTTTAAGGGAGATCTCTCATGAATCGTGCCTTCATGAACATTCTGGCCGATGACGTGGAAAAAACCGCGAACTTCTATCAGAACCTGCTTGGCATGATGCGACAAGGCGATTTCGGTTGGTTTATCCTGCTCTCCCACAAAGACTTGGCCGGTTTCGAACTTGGTATTCTTGAGCGGCAGCACGACACTCTTCCCGAATCTGTACCGCCCACAATGGGTGGGGCTGTCCTCACATTCGTCGTTGATGACCTTTCCGAGGTTCACGATCGTGCATGTGAGATGAAGGCAGACATCGTGCAGACACCCACCGATCTCCCTTATGGCCAGCGCCGCCTAATGCTCCAAGACCCATCGGGAACATTTGTCGACATCAGTTCTCCAATTGGATGACACACAAAAAAGGCGCCCCTTACCAGGGCGCCTAATTCATGCAGTGCCGAAGGTTCTAGCGGATTACAAAAACCGACTGTTTGGCATGGCGGGATATACGCGCAGCGTTCGGACCGATCAGGTAATCCTTTAGCTGAGACTTGTGCGCACCAACAATGATCGCGTCCGCGCCCACCGACTTGGCTTCCTGCAGGACAAGATCGTAAACCGTACCCTGATCGACGTGCAATCGCAGGTTATCGATGCCAGAGAACTGATCCGCTCCCCAAGCCTCCAAGGCGGCCTTGGCTTCCTTAAGGATCACCTTGTTGTGGTCCTGACTGAAAAACGACCCGACAATCGACATGCCGTAATCAGGCACAACGTTCATCACATGCAGCTCTTCACTGCCAGTTGCCATCATCGTGCGCGCCACTTCAGCTGGACGCTCGGCCCCTTTGAAATCGTTCACATCTACGGTCAGCAATACAGTTTTGAACATAACAGTCCCTCCTCAGAACGCTGGTTGGGTTGCACGGGGACGCTGGATCAACACCAACCCCGCAAGCAACAACAACGCAGGAATAAAGAACAATTCTTTAGGCATGCGTTCATTTTCGACTTCGACTTGGGCAATCACCACCGGTTCATCACCGTAGTAGTCGTATTCGGTACCCAGCGCCCCGAAGAAAGGTGTGCCCGGGAACGGTTCTTCCAACAACAGCTTGTCACCTTCGGCAAACACGGTCAGACCGTTGTCCATCAACGAGGTTTCTGCATCGGACCCATCATAGATCATGGTCACAGTCGTTCGACGATCCTTACCAGTGTCGAAGTCCGGCCCTGACACGGTCAACCGCACTGCGCTGTCCGCATCCAGCCCGTTGATCGTCTCCATCGCTGCCGGTCCCTGAACAGTGGTGTATTTCTCACTCACCTGATCAAGGAAGAAATCCGGTCGGAACAACATAAAGGCGATGAACAACAAAGCGATGCTCTCCCACCTTCGCGATTTGGCTATGAAATACCCCTGCGTTGCCGCCGCGAATATCAACATTGCTATCAGACTGACAAAGAAGACCAGCACGGCTTTCGCAAATCCAACATCGATCAGCAACAGGTCGGTGTTGAAGATGAACATGAACGGCAAGAGCGCGGTCCGGATGTCATAGGCAAAGCCCTGTACACCTGTCTTGATCGGATCGCCCCGACTGATCGCCGCAGCCGCATAAGCGGCAAGTCCCACAGGTGGCGTATCGTCTGCCAGAATCCCGAAGTAGAACACAAACATGTGCACGGCGATCAATGGCACAACGAGGCCCGATTGCGCACCAACACCGACAATCACGGGCGCCATGAGCGAGCTCACCACGATATAGTTCGCCGTTGTCGGAAGGCCCATCCCAAGGATCAGGCTCAGCACGGCAACAAGGAACAACAAGATCATCAAGTTGCCACCTGAAATCACCTCGATAACCTGGCCAATCACCTGATGCGCACCGGTCAGGCTGATCGTCCCGACGATGATACCGGCAGCCCCTGTCGCGACACCGATGCCGATCATATTGCGCGCGCCCATGATCAGGCCCTGCACAAAGTCATCCTTGCCCGCCATCAGAGCCTCTGCAATGGCCCCTTCTCCACGGAAGAACGCTTTGATCGGTCGATGCGTCAACGCCACGATGATCATAAAGATCGTGGCCCAGAACGCCGACAAAGCCGGAGACAAACGCTCCAGCCCCTCGGTTTTTACCATCAGGTTCCAAACCAGAATAAAGATCGGCAGCGCATAGTAGAGTCCACCGATCAGAGTTGGCGTAAGACGTGGCGCTTCAAGCGGCGCGTTCGGGTCGTCCATTTCCACATCCGGATACTTGGAAGCGATGTACAGCAGCACGAGGTAAATCACTCCGACCACGCCAACGGCAACATAGACGCTGTCACCCATGATCGGATCCAGAACAGCCCGCAATCCAATCATCAGATAGGTGCAGGCTCCGAGGAAGATGAAGCCGGACAGGAACAGGATCAGGATCAGGATCGGGCCGATGTGCCGCCCCGCCTTTTTCAAACCCTGCATCTGCATTTTCAGCGCCTCAAGGTGCACAATATAGAGCAGGGCAATGTAGGAAATCACCGCCGGCAAAAAGGCATGCTTCACCACTTCGATGTAGGGAATGTTCACATATTCCACCATAAGGAAGGCCGCAGCCCCCATGACAGGCGGTGTGAGCTGACCGTTCGTTGACGAAGCCACTTCGACCGCACCCGCCTTTTCTGCGGGGAAGCCGATCCGTTTCATCAGCGGAATGGTGAATGTTCCAGTGGTCACGGTGTTCGCAATCGACGAACCTGAGATCATACCGGTCATCATCGACGACAGAACAGATGCTTTTGCAGGGCCACCGCGCAGCGCACCCAGCAGGGCAATCGCCACCTTGATGAACCAGTTGCCGCCGCCGGCGCGGTCCAGCAACGCCCCGAAAAGGACAAAGAGAAAGATCATGGTGGTCGAGACGCCCAGCGCCACACCGAAGACCCCTTCCGTCTGCATCCAATAATGGCCCAGCGCTTTTTTGAGGGAAGCTCCGCCATAATTGGTGATCTCACGGACCCACTCGCTCTCACCGCCAAAGAAGGCAAAGAGAACAAAAATCGATGCTATGATCACAAGCGGCAGGCCCAAAGAGCGGTAAACGCAGATCAAAAGCACCACCATGCCGATGGCCGACACGATGATATCGGTATCGGTCCACAGCCCCGGTCGATCCGCGATCTGATACCGGAAAAAGACGAGATAGAGACAGGACCCGACGCCCAGCGCCAGCAGCACCCAGTCATAAAGCGGAATGCGATCGCGTGGCGACGACTTGAACATCGGAAAGGCCATGATCGCCAGAGACATGGCAAAGGCTAGGTGCACATAGCGCGCTTGCGCGACAATGTTTGCGAAATCGGTAATACCGGTCAGCTGCGCCAGCATTCCTGGCAGCTTGGACGCTATGTAAAGCTGGAAAAGCGACCAGATAATGCAGATCGCAATGATAAGTTTGCCTTGAAATCCGGCCGCGTTGCGCGCGCCTGTATCGGCTTCTGCGACAATCGCGTCTGCGGCGGCGGTGCCATCGTTCTGATGATCTTGTGCCATGTCTGTCCCCGTTGAACGAATACGCGAACGCGCCCCGCGAAAAACCGGGGCGCATTCATTACTTTTAGCTCAGGATAAAACCCGCCTTACTTCAGGCCGAGCTCCATATAGGCCTTCTCGGCGCCCGGGTGCAGCGGTGCGCTCAGGCCGTCTTTGACCATCTCTGCCGGATCGAGGTTGGCAAACGCGGGGTGCAGTTTGCGGAAGTCTTCAATGTTTTCCATCACAGACTTTGCAACAACATAAACCACGTCGTCAGAGATTTCGGCCGAGGTCACAAAGGTTGCGCCCACACCGAAGGTGGTGGTGTCGCCGTCAGTACCTTTGTACATGCCGCCCGGGATGGTCGCCACGCGGTAGAACGGATTGTCCGCAACCAGCTTGTCGATCTCTGGTCCGGTCACATTCACAAGGTTCGCGGCACAGGTGGTGGTCGCTTCCTTGATCGCCGCAGCCGGGTGACCGATGGTGTAAACCATGGCGTCGATGTTGCCGTCACAAAGCTGCTTGGCCATCTCGGAACCTTTGTACTCGGTTGCCAGAGCAAAATCGGCCATGGTCATGCCATAGGCTTCCATCACAACTTCCATAGTGGCGCGCTGACCCGACCCCGGGTTGCCCACGTTCACGCGCTTCCCCTTAAGGTCAGCAAAGCTGTTCACGCCCGCATCCGCACGCGCGATCACAGAGAACGGCTCAGGGTGTACAGAGAACACCGCGCGCACGTCTGGGAACGGATTGTCGGCAAATTTGGACGTGCCGTTGTACGCGTGGTACTGCCAATCAGACTGCGCAACGCCAAATTCCAGCTCGCCCGCCTTGATGGTGTTGATGTTGTAAACCGAACCACCGGTCGATTCCACGGCACAGCGAATGCCATGCTCTTTGCGGCCCTTGTTCACGAGGCGGCAGATCGCGCCGCCGGTTGGATAGTACACCCCGGTCACACCGCCGGTGCCGATCGAGATGAACTCTTGCGCAGTGGCAACACCAGAGAAGGTCATCGACGCGACAATGGCTGCGCCTGCCAGTTTCAGTTTGGAAATCATCTTAGGCTCCCTAGTTGATGATAGTGAAATTCATGGTCTTTTTGCGCCCCGCCACGGCGGGACAAGTCTTTTTGTGGTCTTACTCGGCCCAGAAATCCCCCAGGCTCTTGTTCCGGCGTTCTACTTCGCGAATGCGTTCGCTCGTATCTGTTCCGGACTGCGCCACCAGCATGGCGATAATCGTCTCCATCAAGGCCAGAGTCGCAGCGTATGATGAGAAGAATTGTGGACTTTCTGACGGAACAATAAAAGGGAAAGTGGCAAATTTATTAGCCGGACAGGCGTGGCTATCGCAGATAACGATGGTTTTCGCCCCGACCTCCTGCGCCATCTCTGCGGCCCGAACCGCCCTGCTGGCATACGGTGCTTTGGTCACCACCAGAAGCACATCTTCCGGACCCATCGACGCCAGCGACGTTCCCAAAGATGCGCCCATGCGTCCCGCAAGCGTCCAGTTTGTCGAAAAATAATTTGCAAGATAGGCCATATATTCGACGATGCCTGTCGAGCCAAACGCCCCGAAGAGCACAACGTTGCGCGCGTTCTTGAGCGCCTCGACTGCATGCTGCAATCGCGCCCTGTCCAGCGTCTCTCCCATTTCCGAAACATTCCAGATGCAGGCCGCTGCCTGCCGGTCCAGAATGCTCTGATCGGAGTCTTTGCTTTCCTTGAGAAGATCAGCTCGCTCTGCAAAGGACGTCTGCCGACCGCCGACAGCGGTGCGACACATTTCGCGCATCTCCTCATAGCTCTCAAAGCCAAGTGATCGGGCCAATCGTGACAAAGTCGCCGGAGAAACACCGCTGGCCGCGGAAACAGAGCGCAACGATCTTGCAGCCACGTCCATCTGGTTGGCAACAACGTAGTCCGCTGCCTCCTGCAAACGTGCGCTCAAATCAGAATAGCTTTCTGCGATCCTGTCTTCGATCCGTATGGTCCTATTCACGAATCCCCTCCACTTGACAGGAACATTCCATTCGTTTTACGCCAAGTCAACAAAAGAAACATTTGTTTCATGCGGCTTGGAAACTGTCTCAAAAGAGCACATCGACGGGGAATAATCGCAAGATGTCAGATAGTTATAATTCTCAACAACTGACGCAAGGTAAGCGGATCGTCGCTCCCCTACACAAGGCGACTCCCAGAATCACTGTTGCCCCGACCGGAGCCCGTCGGCAAAAAACCGATCATTCCGCGCTGCCACTAACCATTTCCGAGATCGCAGAGACCGCGCGCGACTGCGACCGCGCGGGGGCAGACGGGATCCACCTGCATGTCCGTAATTCGGATGGTTCCCACAGCCTGGACACCGGACTTTACAGAGAGGCAATTGGTGAAATTGAACGCCTCGCACCTGACATGTCGGTTCAAATCACCACCGAAGCCGCCGGCCTCTTTGAAGTTCCGGCGCAACTCGCTTGCCTTTCAGATCTGGCACCCGCGGCAGCCAGCATCTCCGTACGTGAAATCATGCGCGCCCCCGATCTTGCCCGACGCGTTTACGCGACCGCCAATGATGCTGGCACAGAGGTTCAGCACATTCTTTATGACACCAATGACATTGCGACCCTAAGGCACCTGCTGGACAACGGCACCGTTCCATCATCCATGCGCGACGTCATTCTTGTACTGGGCCGCTATGCACCACCGCGCCCGGCACGTACGACTGAATTGGCACCCTTTGTCTCCGCCCTCGGAAACGACTTTCCCAGCTGGACTGTCTGCGCCTTCGGGGCAGGCGAACACGCCGTCATGCTCGAAGCCGCCGCCATGGGCGGTCACCTGCGCGTCGGATTCGAAAACAACATCTGCCGCCCGGATGGTACACTCGCGGCAAGCAACGCCGAAAATATAGCCCGCATATCCACAGCGCTTCGTGCAACCTCCAGAAAGGAGCACACGTCATGAGCCACGTCTTTCCCCGCCACAGCCGCAAAATACCGCCCAAAGTCGCCCGCGGCGAAGGCCCGTTTCTATACGACCAATCCGGCAAAGCCTACTTTGACGGCTCCGGCGGAGCAGCCGTTTCATGCCTGGGCCATTCCGACCCGACCGTTATCAAGGCCATAAAGGACCAGATCGACACTGTCGCCTTCGCACACACCGGCTTTTTCACCTCGGAACCGGCCGAGGCGCTCGCCGACGCTCTTGTCGAAACCGCTCCTGGCAACCTTGACCGCGCCTACCTTGTTTCAGGCGGCTCCGAAGCCATGGAATCTGCCCTAAAACTGGCGCGACAATACGCCATGGAAAAAGGGGAAACCGGTCGCCGCCACATCATCGCACGAAGACAAAGTTACCACGGCAACACACTTGGTGCCCTTGCCACTGGCGGCAACATGTGGCGTCGCGAACCATTTGCGCCGATGCTGATGGACACGCACCACATCTCGCCCTGCTACGCCTACCGCGGACAGCAGGATGGCGAGAGCGAATTCGACTACGGCCAACGCGTCGCCAATGAACTGGAAACCAAAATCGCCGAACTCGGCCCCGAAAACGTACTCGCATTTGTTGCAGAACCCGTTGTCGGCGCCACGTCCGGTGCCGTTCCACCGGTCGAAGGCTACTTCAAGCGCATCCGCGAAATCTGCGATACGCACGGCGTCCTCTTGATTCTGGACGAAGTCATGTGCGGGATGGGCCGCACCGGCTCGCTTTTTGCTTATGAACAAGACGGTATCACGCCCGATATCTGCGCAATCGCCAAAGGCCTCGGCGCGGGCTATCAACCCATCGGCGCGATGCTCTGCACTGCCGAAATCTACGACACCATCCGCGATGGCTCAGGTTTCTTTCAGCACGGACACACATACAACGGCCACCCTACAGCCGCCGCCGCGTCTTTGGCCGTTCTGAACCGCCTGACCAAAGACGGCGTCGCAAAAAACGTCAAGCCAATGGGCGACAAACTCAAAGCCGCTCTAACTGACCGCTTCGGGCAACATGCCCATATTGGAGACATCCGCGGTCGCGGCCTCTTCATTGGCGTCGAACTCGTGCAAGACCGCGAGACCAAAGCTCCATTCGATCCCGCGCTTCAACTACACGCAAAAATCAAAGCCGCCGCCTTTGACGGTGGCCTGATCTGCTACCCGATGGGAGGCACAATCGACGGCAAAAACGGAAACCACATTCTTCTTGCCCCGCCATTCATCATGGAGGACTCGCACATCCCTCTGATCGTGGATGCACTTGACCAAGCCATTGCGGTGAGCCTGCCCTAACTCAGGAAAGGCGCGGCCTTCATCGTTTCCGGGATATCTGCACCCATGCGCTTAAGGATTGTTGGAGCCAACTGAAGTTGGTGAAGCACCGTATCGCGATCAGGCCCCTGCGCATCCCCGAAGTAGTACAGCGCAAACTCCTGCTGCAGCGCGCTGTGCCCACCATGATGTCCACGCTCGTCCTGCCCGTGATCCGCAGTCACGATCACCTCATACCCAAACTGGCGCCACTTCGGGATGAACGGTGCAAGCATTTCATCCATCACAAAACACGCATGATCCATCTCGTGGCTCTCGTGTTGAAACCGATGCCCCATGCTGTCCAGAGTACAGGTGTGCAGCATGCCATAGTCCAGCCCGTGCTTCAGGCACAGGTTACTCAAGGTGCCGAATAGATCCACATCGCTAGGGGTCATCTGGTTGGCATGACCATAACCGGTCATTGTGTGAAATCGCCCATGATTGATCGTCTTGGCATCAGGCTCGTCGTATTCCACGTCCCGGACGTAGTCGAAGGGATGGCGGTTGAAGAACTCACTCCAGAACGAGTGCGCCACCGCACCAGTCTTGCCTCCCGCTTTGCGAACCTGCGCAAAGATATCTGGCTGTTTTATGCGAAATACATTGCCGTTGCCTGTGCACCCGTGTTCCTGCGGCGTGACGCCCGTATGGATCGAGGCATAGCAGCTGGCCGACGTCGACGGCAGCACCGACGTCATTTTCCACTTCTGTGCGGTGCCATCAGCAACCCATCCTTCCAGATTGCCAAACAATCTGCCCCAATTCCGCCAAGGCACGCCATCCAGAATGATCAACAAAAGCTTGCGGTCCATGCGTCTCTCCCACTGCACGTCTCGTTGGCTCGACCCTAGGCCGGAGCCTTGCCACAAAACAATCCGCAAACGACGCTTCCCGCACGGCAAGCGAAAAAGAAAAGACGGCAATACCGTTGCGCACTTACCCGCGCTTGCCACCCCGATCCGGTTTGTTGTCCTTCAAGACCCGCACAATTTCTTCACCCGTCAACGACGCATCTTGCTCCATCAGGCAGCCAATTACCGCCCGCATCTCAGAACGCCTCGGGCTCTCACCATTCACGGTCTGATCGGGCTTAGGAAAACATCCGGCAACCTGCTCTTCACTCATGCCAAGACCCGCGCCAATCGCCGCAAAGGGAGGCGCCGGTCGCTTCCGCTCTTCTGCGTTGGCCTCGCCGACCAGAAAACTCGTCAAAAACGCGCACCCCATCGCGGCACACAACGCGAGAATGCGAAGATCGTTCTTATCCGGCATACCGCCCTCCATTGGCTGTCCTGCCCAGTAAAACGCACCGACCCGACACTTCCGTCGCAAATCTTTTCAAATGGCCAACGAAAAACGGCGCTCCCGTCGGAGCGCCGCTTATTTCACTTACTCAAAACCGTGGCGCAGCACAGCCACTATTTGTTCAATGCATCCAGTCTCGCGGTCACGCTCAACCCGTGCGCTTCAAGGCTTTCGGAAGTCGCCAGAATCTCCGCTGCCGGACCAATAGCCTTCAGCGCTTCGGGCGTCATTTTCGACAATGTCGTGCGTTTCACAAAATCCATGACCGACAGGCCCGAGCTGAATCGGGCCGACCGGGCTGTAGGCAGAACATGGTTCGGCCCACCCACATAGTCGCCAATCGCTTCCGGTGTGTACTTCCCAAGGAAAATCGCGCCAGCATGGGTGATGTCTTCCGACAGCCCATCAGGATCGGCCACGCAAAGCTCAAGGTGTTCCGGCGCAATCCGGTTGGACAATCGGGCTGCCTCGGCCAGGTCACGGGTCACAATCACCGCTCCAAAATCACGCCAGCTCGCGCCAGCAATATCGCGGCGTTCCAGTGTCTCAAGGCGCTTGTCCACGGCCTCCCCGACGGCTTGGGCAAATGCGCCATCGTCCGTG
Coding sequences:
- a CDS encoding imelysin family protein, translated to MKCTLTGTSLLALMTAGMAAADTAVLINYADIAAAKYEDSVITAKALGAAVDTFIAEPTEVNLAAAKVAWVASRVPYQQTEVYRFGNVIVDDWEGKVNAWPLDEGLIDYVDASYGGATDENPLGAVNVIASPILTVNGVEIDATNITPEFLADTLHEADEVEANVATGYHAIEFLLWGQDLNGTEAGAGARPATDFAAGEACTNGNCDRRAMYLKSATDLLVSDLEWMAAQWAENGAARAEVMENEVAGLAAILTGMGSLSYGEQAGERMRLGLMLNDPEEEHDCFSDNTHNSHYYDGLGIQNVYLGSYTRIDGAVVSGASMSDLVAAKDAALDMEMKGKLTNTMMALGAIKTAAEAGFTYDMMLAPDNAGGETLIMGGVNGLVAQTKTIERVVNALGLDDVAVEGSDSLDNPDAVFE
- the hemP gene encoding hemin uptake protein HemP, with the translated sequence MTAFEEHPVYDAKDLTKGDTQARIVLDGQVYTLRITKANKLILTK
- a CDS encoding TetR/AcrR family transcriptional regulator — encoded protein: MNNPSLNSDDWLDVAIGTLKIEGHTGLRALPLAKKLGVTRGSFYHHFESLEAFHVEVVAHWAKVSSGQVIRNAKDTLDPRQALDDLLQTTLLSGAELERAIRSWATVKDLVAVEVAKVDHERIAVAHGLLIGCGVSDPVAASRAKIIYWAAIGRLMMPYPEKSVLSETEISDFARLMAFE
- a CDS encoding VOC family protein, which codes for MNRAFMNILADDVEKTANFYQNLLGMMRQGDFGWFILLSHKDLAGFELGILERQHDTLPESVPPTMGGAVLTFVVDDLSEVHDRACEMKADIVQTPTDLPYGQRRLMLQDPSGTFVDISSPIG
- a CDS encoding universal stress protein; the protein is MFKTVLLTVDVNDFKGAERPAEVARTMMATGSEELHVMNVVPDYGMSIVGSFFSQDHNKVILKEAKAALEAWGADQFSGIDNLRLHVDQGTVYDLVLQEAKSVGADAIIVGAHKSQLKDYLIGPNAARISRHAKQSVFVIR
- a CDS encoding TRAP transporter permease, coding for MAQDHQNDGTAAADAIVAEADTGARNAAGFQGKLIIAICIIWSLFQLYIASKLPGMLAQLTGITDFANIVAQARYVHLAFAMSLAIMAFPMFKSSPRDRIPLYDWVLLALGVGSCLYLVFFRYQIADRPGLWTDTDIIVSAIGMVVLLICVYRSLGLPLVIIASIFVLFAFFGGESEWVREITNYGGASLKKALGHYWMQTEGVFGVALGVSTTMIFLFVLFGALLDRAGGGNWFIKVAIALLGALRGGPAKASVLSSMMTGMISGSSIANTVTTGTFTIPLMKRIGFPAEKAGAVEVASSTNGQLTPPVMGAAAFLMVEYVNIPYIEVVKHAFLPAVISYIALLYIVHLEALKMQMQGLKKAGRHIGPILILILFLSGFIFLGACTYLMIGLRAVLDPIMGDSVYVAVGVVGVIYLVLLYIASKYPDVEMDDPNAPLEAPRLTPTLIGGLYYALPIFILVWNLMVKTEGLERLSPALSAFWATIFMIIVALTHRPIKAFFRGEGAIAEALMAGKDDFVQGLIMGARNMIGIGVATGAAGIIVGTISLTGAHQVIGQVIEVISGGNLMILLFLVAVLSLILGMGLPTTANYIVVSSLMAPVIVGVGAQSGLVVPLIAVHMFVFYFGILADDTPPVGLAAYAAAAISRGDPIKTGVQGFAYDIRTALLPFMFIFNTDLLLIDVGFAKAVLVFFVSLIAMLIFAAATQGYFIAKSRRWESIALLFIAFMLFRPDFFLDQVSEKYTTVQGPAAMETINGLDADSAVRLTVSGPDFDTGKDRRTTVTMIYDGSDAETSLMDNGLTVFAEGDKLLLEEPFPGTPFFGALGTEYDYYGDEPVVIAQVEVENERMPKELFFIPALLLLAGLVLIQRPRATQPAF
- a CDS encoding TAXI family TRAP transporter solute-binding subunit, with translation MISKLKLAGAAIVASMTFSGVATAQEFISIGTGGVTGVYYPTGGAICRLVNKGRKEHGIRCAVESTGGSVYNINTIKAGELEFGVAQSDWQYHAYNGTSKFADNPFPDVRAVFSVHPEPFSVIARADAGVNSFADLKGKRVNVGNPGSGQRATMEVVMEAYGMTMADFALATEYKGSEMAKQLCDGNIDAMVYTIGHPAAAIKEATTTCAANLVNVTGPEIDKLVADNPFYRVATIPGGMYKGTDGDTTTFGVGATFVTSAEISDDVVYVVAKSVMENIEDFRKLHPAFANLDPAEMVKDGLSAPLHPGAEKAYMELGLK
- a CDS encoding MurR/RpiR family transcriptional regulator — its product is MNRTIRIEDRIAESYSDLSARLQEAADYVVANQMDVAARSLRSVSAASGVSPATLSRLARSLGFESYEEMREMCRTAVGGRQTSFAERADLLKESKDSDQSILDRQAAACIWNVSEMGETLDRARLQHAVEALKNARNVVLFGAFGSTGIVEYMAYLANYFSTNWTLAGRMGASLGTSLASMGPEDVLLVVTKAPYASRAVRAAEMAQEVGAKTIVICDSHACPANKFATFPFIVPSESPQFFSSYAATLALMETIIAMLVAQSGTDTSERIREVERRNKSLGDFWAE
- a CDS encoding 3-keto-5-aminohexanoate cleavage protein, with translation MSDSYNSQQLTQGKRIVAPLHKATPRITVAPTGARRQKTDHSALPLTISEIAETARDCDRAGADGIHLHVRNSDGSHSLDTGLYREAIGEIERLAPDMSVQITTEAAGLFEVPAQLACLSDLAPAAASISVREIMRAPDLARRVYATANDAGTEVQHILYDTNDIATLRHLLDNGTVPSSMRDVILVLGRYAPPRPARTTELAPFVSALGNDFPSWTVCAFGAGEHAVMLEAAAMGGHLRVGFENNICRPDGTLAASNAENIARISTALRATSRKEHTS
- a CDS encoding aspartate aminotransferase family protein, producing MSHVFPRHSRKIPPKVARGEGPFLYDQSGKAYFDGSGGAAVSCLGHSDPTVIKAIKDQIDTVAFAHTGFFTSEPAEALADALVETAPGNLDRAYLVSGGSEAMESALKLARQYAMEKGETGRRHIIARRQSYHGNTLGALATGGNMWRREPFAPMLMDTHHISPCYAYRGQQDGESEFDYGQRVANELETKIAELGPENVLAFVAEPVVGATSGAVPPVEGYFKRIREICDTHGVLLILDEVMCGMGRTGSLFAYEQDGITPDICAIAKGLGAGYQPIGAMLCTAEIYDTIRDGSGFFQHGHTYNGHPTAAAASLAVLNRLTKDGVAKNVKPMGDKLKAALTDRFGQHAHIGDIRGRGLFIGVELVQDRETKAPFDPALQLHAKIKAAAFDGGLICYPMGGTIDGKNGNHILLAPPFIMEDSHIPLIVDALDQAIAVSLP